One segment of Primulina tabacum isolate GXHZ01 chromosome 14, ASM2559414v2, whole genome shotgun sequence DNA contains the following:
- the LOC142524684 gene encoding peroxisomal ATPase PEX1-like isoform X3: protein MGRQLLHLLQRVDQICLMPALLRPGSLDRLLFCDFPSQRERLDILAVLSRKLPMAGDVDLEPVAYMTEGFSGADLQALLSDAQLEAVHKLLDSQGSNTSGKMPVITNALLKSVASKTKSSVADAENRRLYDIYSQFLDAKRTVTAHALSSSPTHTCIHKVCDLRNNC from the exons ATGGGCAGACAGTTGTTACATTTGCTGCAACGAG TCGACCAGATTTGCTTGATGCCTGCCCTTCTACGGCCTGGGAGCCTGGACCGCCTCTTATTTTGTGACTTTCCATCACAACGAGAAAGGTTGGATATCCTTGCAGTCCTTTCAAGAAAG TTACCAATGGCTGGTGATGTCGACTTGGAACCTGTAGCTTATATGACCGAAGGCTTTAGTGGAGCTGACCTTCAAGCTCTTCTTTCCGATGCACAGCTTGAAGCAGTCCACAAGCTTCTAGACAGCCAAGGTAGCAACACGTCTGGAAAGATGCCAGTGATCACCAATGCTCTTTTAAAGTCAGTTGCATCCAAAACTAAATCATCAGTTGCAGATGCTGAGAACCGGAGATTGTATGATATTTACAGCCAGTTTCTTGATGCAAAACGAACTGTCACGGCACATGCTCTCTCCTCTTCCCCTACACACACATGCATACACAAAGTGTGTGACTTGCGGAACAATTGCTGA
- the LOC142524684 gene encoding peroxisomal ATPase PEX1-like isoform X1, protein MEFEVRIVGGESCFVSLPLSLIQTLQSGYLPPVLALELRSDARHWHVAWCGSASTSSSSIEIAGQYAAECISLSDRTFVRVRVVSNLPKATLVTVESYTEDDWEILELNSELAESAILKQVCLFELVGIVHEEMKFPLWLHGQTVVTFAATSRPDLLDACPSTAWEPGPPLIL, encoded by the exons ATGGAGTTTGAGGTGAGAATCGTTGGCGGAGAAAGCTGCTTCGTTTCGCTTCCCCTTTCACTCATCCAAACTCTTCAGTCCGGATACCTTCCTCCAGTTCTTGCTCTTGAACTCCGCTCGGACGCGCGCCACTGGCACGTGGCATGGTGTGGCTCCGCTTCCACCTCATCCTCGTCAATCGAG ATTGCTGGGCAGTATGCAGCGGAATGCATTAGCTTGAGTGATCGTACTTTTGTCAGAGTGAGGGTAGTTAGTAATTTACCGAAGGCAACTCTCGTGACTGTTGAATCATACACGGAGGATGACTGGGAGATTTTGGAGCTTAATTCCGAGCTTGCTGAAAGTGCTATTCTGAAGCAAGTGTGTTTATTTGAACTT GTAGGAATCGTCCATGAAGAAATGAAATTTCCGTTGTGGTTGCATGGGCAGACAGTTGTTACATTTGCTGCAACGAG TCGACCAGATTTGCTTGATGCCTGCCCTTCTACGGCCTGGGAGCCTGGACCGCCTCTTATTTTGTGA
- the LOC142524684 gene encoding peroxisomal ATPase PEX1-like isoform X2 has protein sequence MEFEVRIVGGESCFVSLPLSLIQTLQSGYLPPVLALELRSDARHWHVAWCGSASTSSSSIEIAGQYAAECISLSDRTFVRVRVVSNLPKATLVTVESYTEDDWEILELNSELAESAILKQVGIVHEEMKFPLWLHGQTVVTFAATSRPDLLDACPSTAWEPGPPLIL, from the exons ATGGAGTTTGAGGTGAGAATCGTTGGCGGAGAAAGCTGCTTCGTTTCGCTTCCCCTTTCACTCATCCAAACTCTTCAGTCCGGATACCTTCCTCCAGTTCTTGCTCTTGAACTCCGCTCGGACGCGCGCCACTGGCACGTGGCATGGTGTGGCTCCGCTTCCACCTCATCCTCGTCAATCGAG ATTGCTGGGCAGTATGCAGCGGAATGCATTAGCTTGAGTGATCGTACTTTTGTCAGAGTGAGGGTAGTTAGTAATTTACCGAAGGCAACTCTCGTGACTGTTGAATCATACACGGAGGATGACTGGGAGATTTTGGAGCTTAATTCCGAGCTTGCTGAAAGTGCTATTCTGAAGCAA GTAGGAATCGTCCATGAAGAAATGAAATTTCCGTTGTGGTTGCATGGGCAGACAGTTGTTACATTTGCTGCAACGAG TCGACCAGATTTGCTTGATGCCTGCCCTTCTACGGCCTGGGAGCCTGGACCGCCTCTTATTTTGTGA